In Actinomadura citrea, a single window of DNA contains:
- a CDS encoding AAA family ATPase, giving the protein MTVDQVGSPAELAGLLDRHGYLCDEGLATACFLALRMGRPLFLEGEAGVGKTELAKTLARGLGAPLIRLQCYEGLDASQALYDWDFPRQLLHLRAAEAAGVSDVSRLEGELYDRRFLLARPLLQALETSPSVLLVDELDRADDEFEAFLLEVLSDFTITVPELGTIRAERPPVVVVTSNRTREVHDALKRRCLYHWLEHPSFDREVAIIRRRLPDAAERLAGQVARAAQRMRETDLLKPPGVAESLDWTEALVALGVRDLDPGAAAVTLGAVLKYREDQQRVLGGGGAAGLEALLNGG; this is encoded by the coding sequence ATGACCGTGGATCAGGTCGGATCGCCCGCGGAGCTCGCGGGCCTGCTCGACAGGCATGGCTACCTGTGCGACGAGGGGCTCGCCACGGCCTGCTTCCTCGCCCTGCGGATGGGGCGGCCCCTGTTCCTGGAGGGGGAGGCCGGCGTCGGCAAGACCGAGCTGGCCAAGACGCTCGCGCGGGGCCTCGGCGCGCCGCTGATCCGGTTGCAGTGCTACGAGGGGCTCGACGCGTCGCAGGCCCTCTACGACTGGGACTTCCCCCGCCAGCTCCTGCACCTGCGCGCCGCGGAGGCCGCGGGCGTCAGCGACGTGTCGCGGCTGGAGGGCGAGCTCTACGACCGGCGCTTCCTGCTGGCGCGGCCGCTGCTCCAGGCGCTGGAGACGTCCCCCAGCGTGCTGCTCGTCGACGAGCTGGACCGTGCCGACGACGAGTTCGAGGCCTTCCTGCTCGAAGTCCTCAGCGACTTCACGATCACCGTCCCCGAGCTCGGCACGATCCGGGCCGAGCGGCCGCCGGTGGTCGTGGTGACGTCCAACCGCACCCGCGAGGTCCACGACGCGCTGAAGCGCCGCTGCCTGTACCACTGGCTGGAACATCCGTCCTTCGACCGCGAGGTCGCGATCATCAGGCGCCGGCTGCCGGACGCGGCGGAGCGGCTGGCCGGGCAGGTGGCGCGAGCCGCGCAGCGGATGCGCGAGACCGACCTGCTGAAGCCGCCGGGCGTCGCCGAGTCCCTGGACTGGACGGAGGCGCTCGTGGCCCTCGGCGTCCGCGACCTCGACCCGGGGGCGGCGGCGGTGACGCTCGGCGCCGTCCTGAAGTACCGCGAGGACCAGCAGCGCGTGCTCGGCGGCGGTGGCGCGGCCGGGCTAGAGGCCCTGCTCAACGGGGGTTAG